From one Mesoplodon densirostris isolate mMesDen1 chromosome 19, mMesDen1 primary haplotype, whole genome shotgun sequence genomic stretch:
- the CCDC102A gene encoding coiled-coil domain-containing protein 102A isoform X1 — protein sequence MSHGPSPRLAESPQLSKGSLLTILGSPSPERMGPADSLPPTPPSGTPSPGPPPALPLPPAPALLADGDWESREELRLRELEEARARAAQMEKTMRWWSDCTANWREKWSKVRAERNRAREEVRQLRQRLDALTKELAGARRERQEAQGECEARGRELARLRGARGVMDRTPDGPETEPEREQEPVRDVGSERPQGSQELELVEGLLRSRPEEPEGCWETRSIGAGASRGSSGRQERSRLPWEDTATIEEDASKLTALRLRLDESQKVLLKEREDKMALSRNIEKLEGELSQWKIKYEELSKTKQEMLKQLSILKEAHQDELGRMSEDLEDELGARSSMDRKMAELRGEMERLQAENAAEWGRRERLETEKLGLERENKKLRAQVGDLEEALARRRRQTASALDCDLRASQASLFEKNKELADLKHVHSKLKKQFQEKVAELAHANRRVEQHEAEVKKLRLRVEELKKELAQAEDELDEAHNQARKLQRSLDEQTEQSENLQVQLEHVQSRLRRQQQNAPLFGKIRSARFGAEEAGDGASDLDEDEDLQIQVA from the exons ATGAGCCACGGGCCGAGCCCCCGGCTGGCCGAGTCCCCGCAGCTGTCCAAAGGCAGCCTCCTGACCATCTTGGGCAGCCCGTCGCCCGAGCGCATGGGGCCGGCCGACTCGCTGCCGCCCACGCCGCCGAGCGGCACGCCCTCGCCCGGGCCGCCTCCGGCTCTGCCGCTGCCGCCGGCGCCCGCGCTGCTGGCCGACGGGGACTGGGAGAGCCGTGAGGAGCTGCGGCTGCGGGAGTTGGAGGAGGCGCGCGCGCGGGCGGCGCAGATGGAGAAGACCATGCGCTGGTGGTCGGACTGCACGGCCAACTGGCGCGAGAAGTGGAGCAAGGTGCGCGCCGAGCGCAACCGCGCGCGCGAGGAGGTGCGCCAGCTGCGCCAGCGTCTCGACGCGCTCACCAAGGAGCTGGCGGGCGCGCGGCGCGAGCGCCAGGAGGCGCAGGGCGAGTGCGAGGCGCGGGGCCGCGAGCTGGCGCGGCTGCGGGGCGCCCGGGGGGTCATGGACAGGACGCCTGACGGTCCCGAGACAGAGCCAGAGAGGGAGCAGGAGCCAGTGCGCGACGTCGGGTCGGAGAGACCCCAGGGCAGCCAG GAGCTGGAGCTGGTGGAGGGCCTGCTGAGGAGCAGACCAGAGGAGCCCGAGGGCTGCTGGGAGACACGCAGCATAGGGGCGGGGGCCTCACGGGGCAGCTCGGGCCGCCAGGAGCGTAGCCGACTGCCCTGGGAGGACACCGCCACCATCGAGGAGGACGCCTCCAAGTTGACTGCCCTGCGGCTACGGCTGGATGAGTCCCAGAAGGTGCTGCTCAAGGAGCGAGA ggatAAAATGGCACTGAGCAGGAACATTGAGAAGCTGGAGGGGGAGCTCAGCCAGTGGAAGATCAAGTATGAGGAGCTGAGCAAGACCAAGCAGGAGATGCTCAAGCAA CTCAGCATCCTGAAGGAGGCCCACCAGGACGAGCTGGGCCGCATGTCCGAAGACCTGGAGGACGAGCTGGGTGCACGCTCCAGCATGGACAGGAAGATGGCGGAGCTGAGGGGCGAG ATGGAGCGGCTGCAGGCGGAGAACGCAGCCGAGTGGGGTCGCCGTGAGCGGCTGGAGACAGAGAAGCTGGGCCTAGAGCGTGAGAACAAGAAGCTGCGGGCACAGGTCGGGGACCTGGAGGAGGCGCTggcccggcggcggcggcagacAGCCAGCGCGCTGGACTGCGACCTGCGGGCCAGCCAGGCCTCGCTCTTCGAGAAGAACAAG GAGCTGGCAGACCTGAAGCATGTGCACAGCAAGCTGAAGAAGCAATTCCAGGAGAAGGTGGCGGAGCTGGCACACGCCAACCGGCGGGTGGAACAGCACGAGGCAGAGGTGAAGAAGCTGCGGCTGCGGGTGGAGGAGCTCAAGAAGGAGCTGGCCCAGGCTGAGGACGAG TTGGACGAGGCCCACAACCAGGCACGTAAGCTGCAGCGGTCACTGGACGAGCAGACGGAGCAAAGCGAGAACCTGCAAGTGCAGCTGGAGCACGTGCAGTCCAG GCTCCGAAGGCAGCAGCAGAACGCCCCCCTCTTTGGAAAGATCCGCAGTGCTCGCTTTGGCGCCGAGGAGGCGGGGGACGGAGCCAGCGACCTGGACGAGGATGAGGACCTGCAGATCCAGGTGGCCTAG
- the CCDC102A gene encoding coiled-coil domain-containing protein 102A isoform X2, translating to MSHGPSPRLAESPQLSKGSLLTILGSPSPERMGPADSLPPTPPSGTPSPGPPPALPLPPAPALLADGDWESREELRLRELEEARARAAQMEKTMRWWSDCTANWREKWSKELELVEGLLRSRPEEPEGCWETRSIGAGASRGSSGRQERSRLPWEDTATIEEDASKLTALRLRLDESQKVLLKEREDKMALSRNIEKLEGELSQWKIKYEELSKTKQEMLKQLSILKEAHQDELGRMSEDLEDELGARSSMDRKMAELRGEMERLQAENAAEWGRRERLETEKLGLERENKKLRAQVGDLEEALARRRRQTASALDCDLRASQASLFEKNKELADLKHVHSKLKKQFQEKVAELAHANRRVEQHEAEVKKLRLRVEELKKELAQAEDELDEAHNQARKLQRSLDEQTEQSENLQVQLEHVQSRLRRQQQNAPLFGKIRSARFGAEEAGDGASDLDEDEDLQIQVA from the exons ATGAGCCACGGGCCGAGCCCCCGGCTGGCCGAGTCCCCGCAGCTGTCCAAAGGCAGCCTCCTGACCATCTTGGGCAGCCCGTCGCCCGAGCGCATGGGGCCGGCCGACTCGCTGCCGCCCACGCCGCCGAGCGGCACGCCCTCGCCCGGGCCGCCTCCGGCTCTGCCGCTGCCGCCGGCGCCCGCGCTGCTGGCCGACGGGGACTGGGAGAGCCGTGAGGAGCTGCGGCTGCGGGAGTTGGAGGAGGCGCGCGCGCGGGCGGCGCAGATGGAGAAGACCATGCGCTGGTGGTCGGACTGCACGGCCAACTGGCGCGAGAAGTGGAGCAAG GAGCTGGAGCTGGTGGAGGGCCTGCTGAGGAGCAGACCAGAGGAGCCCGAGGGCTGCTGGGAGACACGCAGCATAGGGGCGGGGGCCTCACGGGGCAGCTCGGGCCGCCAGGAGCGTAGCCGACTGCCCTGGGAGGACACCGCCACCATCGAGGAGGACGCCTCCAAGTTGACTGCCCTGCGGCTACGGCTGGATGAGTCCCAGAAGGTGCTGCTCAAGGAGCGAGA ggatAAAATGGCACTGAGCAGGAACATTGAGAAGCTGGAGGGGGAGCTCAGCCAGTGGAAGATCAAGTATGAGGAGCTGAGCAAGACCAAGCAGGAGATGCTCAAGCAA CTCAGCATCCTGAAGGAGGCCCACCAGGACGAGCTGGGCCGCATGTCCGAAGACCTGGAGGACGAGCTGGGTGCACGCTCCAGCATGGACAGGAAGATGGCGGAGCTGAGGGGCGAG ATGGAGCGGCTGCAGGCGGAGAACGCAGCCGAGTGGGGTCGCCGTGAGCGGCTGGAGACAGAGAAGCTGGGCCTAGAGCGTGAGAACAAGAAGCTGCGGGCACAGGTCGGGGACCTGGAGGAGGCGCTggcccggcggcggcggcagacAGCCAGCGCGCTGGACTGCGACCTGCGGGCCAGCCAGGCCTCGCTCTTCGAGAAGAACAAG GAGCTGGCAGACCTGAAGCATGTGCACAGCAAGCTGAAGAAGCAATTCCAGGAGAAGGTGGCGGAGCTGGCACACGCCAACCGGCGGGTGGAACAGCACGAGGCAGAGGTGAAGAAGCTGCGGCTGCGGGTGGAGGAGCTCAAGAAGGAGCTGGCCCAGGCTGAGGACGAG TTGGACGAGGCCCACAACCAGGCACGTAAGCTGCAGCGGTCACTGGACGAGCAGACGGAGCAAAGCGAGAACCTGCAAGTGCAGCTGGAGCACGTGCAGTCCAG GCTCCGAAGGCAGCAGCAGAACGCCCCCCTCTTTGGAAAGATCCGCAGTGCTCGCTTTGGCGCCGAGGAGGCGGGGGACGGAGCCAGCGACCTGGACGAGGATGAGGACCTGCAGATCCAGGTGGCCTAG